A stretch of Chitinophaga caeni DNA encodes these proteins:
- a CDS encoding fumarylacetoacetate hydrolase family protein, which yields MKLVTYLKDEVDHLALLVDGQLYNLQDLHPDLPSNMNMFLMMWEDVIDLAKSVDASLKSGQRATKAQGIPFESVHLLAPVPFPTSCRDGYAFRQHVAAARRNRRVEMIPEFDQYPIFYFTNHNAIQGPGNIYCMPDHFNKLDFELEAAIVICKAGRNISAAEADDYIGGYMIMNDMSARTLQMEEMKLNLGPAKGKDFSTVIGPMLVTPDELEAFKVPAKEGHVGNNYNLQMRCWVNGKQVSQGNMSDMDWTFAEIVERCAYGANILPGDVIGSGTVGTGCFLELNGTGKLNDPNYQEQWLQPGDVVEMEIDGLGILKNTIVEEENDFSILALKKNV from the coding sequence ATGAAACTGGTAACTTATCTAAAAGATGAAGTAGACCACTTGGCCTTATTGGTCGATGGACAACTCTACAACCTACAAGACTTACATCCCGATCTTCCTTCGAACATGAACATGTTCTTAATGATGTGGGAAGACGTGATCGATCTTGCCAAAAGTGTGGATGCTAGCTTAAAATCTGGTCAACGTGCAACGAAAGCACAAGGTATTCCTTTTGAAAGTGTTCACCTATTGGCTCCTGTGCCGTTTCCAACTTCTTGCCGCGATGGATATGCCTTCCGCCAACACGTAGCAGCAGCACGCAGAAACCGCCGCGTTGAAATGATCCCCGAATTTGATCAATACCCGATCTTTTATTTCACCAACCATAACGCTATCCAGGGACCGGGTAATATTTACTGCATGCCGGATCATTTCAATAAACTGGATTTTGAATTGGAAGCTGCCATCGTAATTTGTAAAGCAGGCAGGAACATCTCCGCTGCAGAAGCAGATGACTACATTGGCGGTTACATGATCATGAACGATATGAGCGCCCGCACTTTGCAGATGGAAGAGATGAAGCTGAACCTCGGCCCCGCCAAAGGGAAGGATTTCAGCACCGTAATCGGTCCCATGCTAGTGACGCCAGACGAACTGGAAGCTTTTAAGGTTCCGGCCAAAGAGGGTCATGTAGGCAATAATTACAACCTGCAAATGCGCTGCTGGGTTAATGGCAAACAAGTTAGCCAGGGCAATATGTCCGATATGGATTGGACCTTTGCCGAAATCGTGGAAAGATGCGCTTACGGCGCCAACATTCTCCCCGGCGATGTGATCGGAAGCGGTACGGTAGGTACGGGTTGTTTCCTGGAATTGAACGGTACCGGTAAATTAAATGACCCTAATTACCAAGAGCAATGGCTTCAACCCGGGGATGTCGTTGAAATGGAAATTGACGGCCTGGGCATCTTGAAAAACACCATCGTGGAAGAAGAAAACGACTTCTCCATCTTGGCTCTAAAGAAAAACGTTTAA
- a CDS encoding flavin reductase family protein — protein sequence MKTIIPGTVKTNVLHAYLLSAVAPRPICFASTIDEQGRPNLSPFSFFNVFGSNPATLIFSPSRRVRDNTVKHTLNNVYATREVVINVVNYAMVQQASLASCEYPEGVNEFEKAGFTPLPSEKIKPFRVKESPVQIECIVREVIETGTEGGAGNLVICEPVAIHINEDILNAEGKIDPHKIDLVARMGGDYYCRASGNAVFEVAKPNTNLGIGVDALPLAIKNSHILTGNDLGQLANVTEVPMIDPGFNDDHLKQIIQYYSVNPTEMEQELHRYAKQLLEQSEVAAAWQVLLAGGN from the coding sequence ATGAAAACGATCATACCCGGTACGGTTAAAACTAACGTATTGCACGCTTATTTATTAAGCGCCGTTGCCCCGCGCCCGATTTGCTTCGCCAGTACGATCGATGAGCAGGGGCGACCAAATCTATCGCCTTTTAGTTTCTTCAATGTTTTTGGATCGAACCCCGCCACTTTAATATTTTCACCTTCTCGCAGGGTACGCGATAATACGGTTAAGCATACCCTGAATAATGTTTATGCTACCAGGGAAGTTGTTATCAACGTGGTTAATTATGCCATGGTGCAACAGGCGTCATTGGCTAGTTGTGAATATCCCGAAGGGGTGAATGAATTTGAGAAGGCGGGCTTTACACCGCTGCCATCGGAAAAAATCAAACCCTTTAGAGTGAAGGAAAGCCCCGTGCAGATTGAATGTATCGTTAGGGAAGTTATTGAAACCGGAACCGAAGGTGGCGCCGGCAACCTCGTGATCTGCGAGCCGGTAGCGATTCACATCAATGAAGACATACTGAATGCGGAAGGGAAGATTGATCCTCATAAGATTGATCTCGTGGCACGCATGGGCGGCGACTATTATTGCCGCGCTTCCGGGAATGCCGTATTCGAAGTAGCCAAACCCAATACCAATTTGGGGATCGGGGTAGATGCTCTTCCCCTTGCCATCAAGAATAGCCATATTTTAACCGGCAACGATCTGGGGCAATTAGCGAATGTAACCGAAGTGCCGATGATAGATCCGGGCTTCAACGACGATCATCTCAAGCAGATTATCCAATATTATAGTGTCAATCCAACAGAAATGGAGCAGGAATTGCATCGCTATGCAAAGCAATTACTGGAACAGTCGGAAGTAGCGGCTGCCTGGCAGGTCTTATTGGCAGGAGGGAATTAG